From Streptomyces sp. GSL17-111, one genomic window encodes:
- a CDS encoding class II fumarate hydratase, whose product MSDAYRIEHDSMGEVKVPAHAKWRAQTQRAVENFPVSGQRLERAHIQALARVKAAAATVNAELGVVEKDMAAAVVSAAAEVADGHWDEHFPVDVFQTGSGTSSNMNMNEVLATLAGERLGAPVHPNDHVNASQSSNDVFPSSVHIAATAAVTEDLVPALEHLADALERKAAEFASVVKSGRTHLMDATPVTLGQEFAGYAAQIRYGVERMHAVLPRLAELPLGGTAVGTGINTPPGFAAQVIAEVARMTGLPLTEARDHFEAQGARDGLVEASGQLRTIAVSLTKICNDLRWMASGPRTGLAEINLPDLQPGSSIMPGKVNPVIPEAVLMVAAQVTGNDVTVATAGASGNFELNVMLPVLARNVLESVRLLSNACRLLADKAVDGVTANVERAREYAESSPSVVTPLNRYLGYEEAARVAKRALAERLTIREAVLEGGYVERGLLTEEQLDEALDVLRMTRP is encoded by the coding sequence ATGAGTGACGCATACCGCATCGAGCACGACTCCATGGGCGAGGTCAAGGTGCCCGCCCACGCCAAGTGGCGCGCGCAGACCCAGCGCGCCGTGGAGAACTTCCCCGTGTCCGGGCAGCGTCTGGAGCGGGCCCACATCCAGGCGCTCGCCCGGGTCAAGGCGGCGGCGGCGACGGTCAACGCCGAGCTGGGCGTCGTGGAGAAGGACATGGCGGCGGCCGTCGTCTCGGCCGCCGCCGAGGTCGCCGACGGGCACTGGGACGAGCACTTCCCCGTCGACGTGTTCCAGACCGGCTCCGGCACGTCCTCGAACATGAACATGAACGAGGTCCTGGCCACGCTGGCCGGTGAGCGTCTGGGTGCGCCGGTCCACCCCAACGACCACGTGAACGCCAGTCAGTCGTCCAACGACGTCTTCCCCTCCTCCGTGCACATCGCCGCGACGGCGGCCGTCACCGAGGACCTCGTCCCGGCGCTGGAGCACCTGGCCGACGCCCTGGAGCGCAAGGCGGCCGAGTTCGCCTCGGTCGTGAAGTCGGGGCGCACACACCTGATGGACGCGACCCCGGTCACCCTCGGCCAGGAGTTCGCCGGGTACGCGGCGCAGATCCGCTACGGCGTGGAGCGGATGCACGCCGTACTGCCCCGGCTGGCCGAGCTGCCGCTCGGGGGGACGGCCGTGGGCACCGGGATCAACACGCCGCCCGGCTTCGCCGCGCAGGTGATCGCCGAGGTCGCGCGGATGACGGGCCTGCCGCTGACCGAGGCGCGGGACCACTTCGAGGCGCAGGGCGCGCGGGACGGCCTGGTGGAGGCGTCCGGGCAGCTCCGCACGATCGCGGTGAGCCTGACCAAGATCTGCAACGACCTGCGCTGGATGGCGTCGGGCCCGCGCACCGGGCTCGCGGAGATCAACCTCCCGGACCTCCAGCCGGGTTCGTCGATCATGCCGGGCAAGGTGAACCCGGTGATCCCCGAGGCCGTGCTCATGGTCGCGGCCCAGGTGACGGGCAACGACGTCACCGTCGCCACGGCGGGGGCCTCGGGCAACTTCGAGCTGAACGTGATGCTGCCGGTGCTGGCGCGCAACGTCCTGGAGTCCGTGCGGCTGCTGTCCAACGCCTGCCGGCTGCTGGCCGACAAGGCGGTGGACGGCGTCACCGCCAACGTCGAGCGGGCGCGGGAGTACGCCGAGTCCTCGCCCTCCGTCGTCACGCCGCTGAACCGGTACCTGGGGTACGAGGAGGCCGCGCGGGTCGCCAAGCGGGCGCTGGCCGAGCGCCTCACCATCCGCGAGGCGGTGCTGGAGGGCGGGTACGTCGAACGCGGCCTGCTGACCGAGGAGCAGCTGGACGAGGCCCTGGACGTCCTGCGGATGACGCGCCCCTGA
- the fomD gene encoding cytidylyl-2-hydroxypropylphosphonate hydrolase, with protein MTADTERTAQRRTARHSGAYWSPGTHILWRYRANGQDHPHICRPVTVVRDTPELLAVWMAPGTQCVKPQLADGTPVHREPLETRYTKPRTITRCRWFGAGVLKLARPADPWSVWLFWEPGWRFKNWYVNLEEPRLRWSHGVDSEDHFLDLEVHADRSWQWRDEDEFAQAQAAGLMDAAQARRVRAAGRAALDLVLAWGPPFTDGWEDWRPDPSWPIPRLPGDWDRPAHGDG; from the coding sequence ATGACAGCGGACACGGAGCGGACAGCGCAGAGACGGACCGCCCGGCACTCCGGCGCCTACTGGAGTCCGGGGACGCACATCCTGTGGCGCTACCGGGCGAACGGCCAGGACCACCCGCACATCTGCCGTCCGGTGACCGTGGTGCGGGACACGCCGGAGCTGCTGGCCGTCTGGATGGCCCCGGGCACGCAGTGCGTGAAGCCCCAGCTCGCGGACGGCACGCCGGTGCACCGCGAGCCGCTGGAGACGCGGTACACCAAGCCGCGGACGATCACGCGCTGCCGCTGGTTCGGGGCCGGCGTGCTGAAGCTGGCCCGGCCCGCCGACCCGTGGTCGGTGTGGCTGTTCTGGGAGCCGGGCTGGCGGTTCAAGAACTGGTACGTCAACCTGGAGGAGCCGCGCCTGCGCTGGTCCCACGGGGTGGACTCGGAGGACCACTTCCTGGACCTGGAGGTGCACGCGGACCGCAGCTGGCAGTGGCGCGACGAGGACGAGTTCGCCCAGGCCCAGGCGGCCGGGCTGATGGACGCCGCCCAGGCGCGCCGGGTGCGGGCGGCGGGCCGCGCCGCGCTGGACCTCGTGCTGGCGTGGGGGCCGCCGTTCACCGACGGCTGGGAGGACTGGCGGCCGGACCCGTCCTGGCCGATCCCCCGGCTGCCGGGCGACTGGGACCGGCCGGCACACGGGGACGGGTGA
- the xseA gene encoding exodeoxyribonuclease VII large subunit, protein MALQTSPEAPIPVAQVSRLIGGWIDRLGAVWVEGQITQLNRRPGAGVVFLTLRDPSHEMSLSVTCFRQVFDQVADVVGEGARVVVHAKPEWYAPRGQLSLRAADIRPVGVGELLVRLEQLKKTLAAEGLFAAARKRPLPFLPRLVGLVTGRASAAERDVLETARQRWPAVRFAVRNVAVQGVHAVPQVIAAVRELDADPAVEVIVVARGGGSVEDLLPFSDERLVRAVAECGTPVVSAIGHEPDTPLLDLVADLRSRTPTHAAKDVVPDVGEESARIGELRDRGRRRLAALLDAQERGLNDCVSRPALAYPHRMVEERADQVDDLLLRARRTLGHLLDRAGGELEHTRARVVALSPAATLRRGYAVLQREDGTVVRDAAEVAEGDALRARVAEGGFTVTVSPSA, encoded by the coding sequence ATGGCTCTCCAGACGTCGCCCGAGGCCCCCATCCCCGTCGCGCAGGTGTCGCGGCTGATCGGCGGGTGGATCGACCGGCTGGGCGCGGTCTGGGTCGAGGGGCAGATCACCCAGCTCAACCGCCGCCCCGGAGCCGGGGTGGTGTTCCTGACGCTGCGTGACCCGTCGCACGAGATGTCCCTCAGCGTGACGTGCTTCCGCCAGGTGTTCGACCAGGTGGCGGACGTCGTCGGGGAGGGCGCGCGGGTCGTCGTGCACGCGAAGCCGGAGTGGTACGCGCCGCGCGGCCAGCTGTCGCTGCGGGCGGCGGACATCCGGCCGGTGGGGGTCGGTGAGCTGCTGGTGCGGCTGGAGCAGCTGAAGAAGACGCTGGCGGCGGAGGGCCTGTTCGCGGCGGCGCGGAAGCGGCCGCTGCCGTTCCTGCCCCGGCTGGTCGGGCTGGTGACGGGCCGGGCGTCCGCGGCCGAGCGGGACGTGCTGGAGACGGCCCGGCAGCGCTGGCCCGCCGTGCGGTTCGCGGTGCGGAACGTCGCGGTGCAGGGGGTCCACGCGGTGCCGCAGGTGATCGCGGCGGTCCGGGAGCTGGACGCGGACCCGGCCGTGGAGGTGATCGTCGTGGCGCGGGGCGGCGGCAGCGTGGAGGACCTGCTGCCGTTCTCCGACGAGCGGCTGGTGCGGGCCGTCGCGGAGTGCGGCACACCGGTCGTCTCGGCGATCGGCCACGAGCCGGACACCCCGTTGCTGGACCTGGTGGCCGACCTGCGGTCGCGGACGCCGACGCACGCCGCGAAGGACGTCGTGCCGGACGTGGGCGAGGAGTCCGCGCGGATAGGGGAGCTGCGGGACCGGGGGCGGCGGCGGCTCGCGGCGCTGCTGGACGCCCAGGAGCGCGGCCTGAACGACTGCGTGAGCCGCCCGGCGCTCGCGTACCCGCACCGGATGGTGGAGGAGCGGGCGGACCAGGTGGACGACCTGCTGCTGCGCGCCCGCCGTACGCTGGGCCACCTGCTGGACCGGGCCGGCGGGGAGCTGGAGCACACCCGGGCCCGGGTCGTCGCCCTCTCCCCCGCCGCGACACTGCGGAGGGGCTACGCCGTGCTCCAGCGCGAGGACGGGACGGTGGTGCGGGACGCGGCGGAGGTGGCCGAGGGCGACGCGCTGCGGGCCCGGGTGGCCGAGGGCGGCTTCACGGTCACCGTCAGTCCGTCGGCCTAG
- a CDS encoding DUF4245 domain-containing protein: MEGVAATRGMKTVKDMVLSMAVIGIGAWGLYLFIPDEDSGDERPREISYRAELVTAERAAPYALMAPRGLDEEWRATSVYYRGQSDHGAVWHLGFVDPDVEYAAVEQSDGDPRKFVAKVTHQAADTGETVTVDGEEWARYEGPKYDALVLTEPGVTTVVTGTAPFARLTELADALEPQRSDDPDPSPGGDEQAANEPAAGTEES; the protein is encoded by the coding sequence ATGGAGGGCGTGGCAGCAACGCGTGGCATGAAGACCGTCAAGGACATGGTGCTCTCGATGGCCGTGATCGGCATCGGCGCCTGGGGTCTCTACCTGTTCATCCCCGACGAGGACAGCGGGGACGAGCGTCCGCGGGAGATCTCCTACCGTGCGGAGCTGGTGACGGCCGAGCGGGCGGCGCCCTACGCCCTCATGGCCCCCCGGGGCCTGGACGAGGAGTGGCGGGCCACCTCCGTCTACTACCGGGGGCAGAGCGACCACGGCGCGGTGTGGCACCTCGGCTTCGTGGACCCCGACGTGGAGTACGCGGCCGTCGAGCAGAGCGACGGCGACCCGAGGAAGTTCGTCGCGAAGGTCACCCACCAGGCCGCCGACACCGGCGAGACCGTGACCGTCGACGGCGAGGAGTGGGCGCGCTACGAGGGGCCCAAGTACGACGCGCTCGTGCTCACCGAGCCCGGCGTCACCACGGTGGTGACCGGAACGGCCCCGTTCGCCCGGCTCACGGAACTGGCCGACGCGCTGGAGCCGCAGCGCTCCGACGACCCGGACCCGTCGCCGGGCGGGGACGAGCAGGCCGCGAACGAGCCCGCCGCCGGGACCGAGGAGTCCTGA
- a CDS encoding exodeoxyribonuclease VII small subunit, translating into MANTETDAARDGVTDGGAGPGADAVLGYEQARDELVDVVRRLEAGGATLEESLALWERGEELASICRGWLAGARARLDAALAADTEGTEGTEDAKNAEEDAGTEGPADGAG; encoded by the coding sequence ATGGCGAACACGGAGACGGACGCGGCCCGGGACGGCGTGACGGACGGCGGTGCGGGCCCCGGCGCGGACGCGGTGCTGGGCTACGAGCAGGCGCGCGACGAATTGGTCGACGTCGTCCGGCGGCTGGAGGCGGGCGGGGCGACGTTGGAGGAGTCGCTGGCGCTGTGGGAGCGCGGCGAGGAGCTGGCGAGCATCTGCCGGGGCTGGCTGGCGGGGGCCCGGGCCCGGCTGGACGCGGCGCTGGCCGCCGACACCGAAGGCACCGAAGGCACCGAGGACGCCAAGAACGCCGAGGAAGACGCCGGGACCGAGGGCCCGGCGGACGGCGCCGGATGA
- a CDS encoding fumarate hydratase: MAARPRTETHEFAYTDLLPVGEDTTEYRLVTTEGVSTFEAGGRTFLQVSPQALRTLAAEAMKDIAHFLRADHLAQLRKILDDPEASPNDRFVALDLLKNANIAAAGVLPMCQDTGTAIVMGKRGQNVLTEGDDEHALSGGVFDAYDQLNLRYSQMAPLTMWDEKNTGTNLPAQIELYATDGDAYKFLFMAKGGGSANKSFLYQETKAVLNEAAMMRFLEEKIRSLGTAACPPYHLAIVVGGTSAEYALKTAKYASAHYLDELPAEGSAAGHGFRDLELEKKVFELTQRIGIGAQFGGKYFCHDVRVVRLPRHGASCPVAIAVSCSADRQAKAKITAEGVFLEQLERDPARFLPETTGEELAGAASAEDDVVRIDLNRPMDEIRAELTKHPVKTRLSLTGPLVVARDIAHAKIKERLDAGEEMPQYLRDHAVYYAGPAKTPEGYASGSFGPTTAGRMDAYVEQFQAAGGSFVMLAKGNRSKQVTDACAAHGGFYLGSIGGPAARLAQDCIKKVEVLEYEELGMEAVWKIEVEDFPAFVVVDDKGNDFFTDPGPSQPFVTSIPVRG, from the coding sequence ATGGCTGCCCGTCCCCGCACGGAGACCCACGAGTTCGCGTACACGGATCTGCTGCCCGTGGGTGAGGACACCACGGAGTACCGCCTGGTGACCACCGAGGGGGTCAGCACCTTCGAGGCGGGCGGGCGCACCTTCCTCCAGGTCTCGCCGCAGGCGCTGCGGACGCTGGCGGCCGAGGCCATGAAGGACATCGCCCACTTCCTGCGCGCCGACCACCTGGCGCAGCTGCGCAAGATCCTCGACGACCCCGAGGCGAGCCCCAACGACCGCTTCGTCGCGCTCGACCTGCTGAAGAACGCGAACATCGCGGCGGCCGGCGTGCTGCCCATGTGCCAGGACACCGGCACCGCCATCGTCATGGGCAAGCGCGGCCAGAACGTGCTCACCGAGGGCGACGACGAGCACGCGCTCTCCGGCGGCGTCTTCGACGCCTACGACCAGCTCAACCTGCGCTACTCGCAGATGGCCCCGCTGACCATGTGGGACGAGAAGAACACCGGGACGAACCTGCCCGCGCAGATCGAGCTCTACGCGACCGACGGCGACGCCTACAAGTTCCTCTTCATGGCCAAGGGCGGCGGCTCGGCTAACAAGTCCTTCCTCTACCAGGAGACGAAGGCCGTCCTCAACGAGGCCGCGATGATGCGGTTCCTGGAGGAGAAGATCCGCTCGCTGGGCACGGCCGCCTGCCCGCCCTACCACCTCGCGATCGTCGTGGGGGGAACGAGCGCCGAGTACGCCCTGAAGACGGCCAAGTACGCCTCCGCCCACTACCTCGACGAGCTGCCCGCCGAGGGGTCGGCCGCCGGCCACGGCTTCCGCGACCTGGAGCTGGAGAAGAAGGTCTTCGAGCTGACGCAGCGGATCGGCATCGGCGCTCAGTTCGGCGGCAAGTACTTCTGCCACGACGTTCGCGTGGTGCGGCTGCCCCGGCACGGCGCCTCCTGCCCCGTCGCCATCGCCGTGTCCTGCTCGGCCGACCGACAGGCCAAGGCGAAGATCACCGCCGAGGGCGTCTTCCTGGAGCAGCTGGAGCGCGACCCGGCGCGGTTCCTGCCGGAGACCACGGGCGAGGAGCTGGCGGGCGCCGCCTCCGCCGAGGACGACGTCGTCCGCATCGACCTCAACCGGCCGATGGACGAGATCCGCGCCGAGCTGACCAAGCACCCCGTCAAGACCCGCCTCTCGCTGACCGGGCCGCTCGTCGTGGCCCGGGACATCGCGCACGCCAAGATCAAGGAACGGCTCGACGCGGGCGAGGAGATGCCGCAGTACCTGCGCGACCACGCCGTGTACTACGCGGGTCCGGCGAAGACCCCGGAAGGGTACGCGTCCGGCTCCTTCGGGCCGACGACGGCGGGCCGCATGGACGCCTACGTCGAGCAGTTCCAGGCGGCGGGCGGCTCGTTCGTGATGCTCGCGAAGGGCAACCGCAGCAAGCAGGTCACCGACGCGTGCGCCGCGCACGGCGGCTTCTACCTCGGCTCGATCGGCGGACCCGCCGCCCGGCTGGCGCAGGACTGCATCAAGAAGGTCGAGGTCCTGGAGTACGAGGAGCTGGGCATGGAGGCCGTCTGGAAGATCGAGGTGGAGGACTTCCCCGCGTTCGTCGTCGTGGACGACAAGGGCAACGACTTCTTCACCGACCCCGGCCCGTCCCAGCCGTTCGTGACGTCCATCCCCGTCCGCGGCTGA
- a CDS encoding malonic semialdehyde reductase — translation MDTALALEVSAQNLLFREAHTANTFTDEPVSDEQIEAVYDLVKLAPTAFNQSPLRITLVRSPEARERLVGHLAEGNRAKTRTAPLTAILSVDLDFHERLPELFPVMPGLKDAVFAELETREEAGTLNAALQAGYFILGVRAAGLAAGPMTGYDAKGVNKEFFGDGKQKAIMVVNIGRPGPDAYRPRGPRLSARDAVTTV, via the coding sequence ATGGACACGGCACTCGCCCTCGAGGTCTCCGCGCAGAACCTGCTCTTCCGCGAGGCGCACACCGCGAACACCTTCACGGACGAACCGGTGAGCGACGAGCAGATCGAGGCGGTCTACGACCTCGTCAAGCTGGCGCCGACCGCGTTCAACCAGTCCCCGCTGCGCATCACACTCGTGCGCTCCCCGGAGGCCCGCGAGCGGCTGGTGGGGCACCTGGCCGAGGGCAACCGGGCCAAGACGCGGACCGCGCCGCTGACCGCGATCCTCTCCGTGGACCTCGACTTCCACGAGCGGCTGCCGGAGCTGTTCCCGGTCATGCCGGGCCTCAAGGACGCCGTCTTCGCGGAGCTGGAGACGCGTGAGGAGGCCGGCACGCTGAACGCCGCGCTCCAGGCCGGCTACTTCATCCTGGGCGTCCGCGCCGCCGGGCTCGCCGCCGGGCCGATGACCGGGTACGACGCGAAGGGCGTCAACAAGGAGTTCTTCGGCGACGGCAAGCAGAAGGCGATCATGGTCGTCAACATCGGCCGTCCGGGCCCGGACGCCTACCGCCCGCGCGGCCCGCGGCTGTCCGCGCGGGACGCCGTCACCACGGTCTGA
- a CDS encoding 4-hydroxy-3-methylbut-2-enyl diphosphate reductase, which produces MSAETARRVLLAAPRGYCAGVDRAVIAVEQALKQYGAPVYVRHEIVHNKYVVRTLEKKGAIFVEETSEVPPGEIVIFSAHGVAPEVHREAERGKLATIDATCPLVTKVHKEAVRFAKDDYDILLIGHEGHEEVIGTSGEAPEHITLVDGPEDVPNVEVKNPEKVVWLSQTTLSVDETMETVDALKDKFPALISPPSDDICYATQNRQTAIKQVAAESDLVLVVGSKNSSNSVRLVETALAHGASAGHLVDHAGEIDEAWLDGVTTVGLSSGASVPDVLVEGVLEWLAERGYADVEVVQPVREHIEFSLPKELRRDLRSEAAQKLTG; this is translated from the coding sequence ATGAGTGCTGAGACCGCCCGCCGCGTCCTCCTCGCCGCCCCCCGTGGGTACTGCGCGGGCGTGGACCGAGCCGTCATCGCCGTCGAGCAGGCCCTGAAGCAGTACGGCGCCCCCGTCTACGTCCGGCACGAGATCGTGCACAACAAGTACGTCGTCCGCACGCTGGAGAAGAAGGGCGCGATCTTCGTCGAGGAGACCTCCGAGGTGCCCCCGGGCGAGATCGTCATCTTCTCCGCCCACGGCGTGGCCCCCGAGGTGCACCGTGAGGCCGAGCGCGGCAAGCTCGCCACCATCGACGCCACCTGCCCCCTGGTCACCAAGGTGCACAAGGAAGCCGTCCGGTTCGCCAAGGACGACTACGACATCCTCCTCATCGGCCACGAGGGTCACGAGGAGGTCATCGGCACCTCCGGCGAGGCCCCCGAGCACATCACGCTCGTCGACGGCCCGGAGGACGTCCCGAACGTCGAGGTCAAGAACCCGGAGAAGGTGGTCTGGCTCTCCCAGACCACGCTGTCCGTCGACGAGACGATGGAGACCGTCGACGCGCTGAAGGACAAGTTCCCCGCGCTCATCAGCCCGCCGAGCGACGACATCTGCTACGCCACCCAGAACCGCCAGACGGCCATCAAGCAGGTGGCCGCCGAGTCCGACCTCGTCCTGGTCGTCGGCTCGAAGAACTCCTCCAACTCCGTCCGCCTCGTGGAGACCGCCCTCGCCCACGGTGCCTCCGCCGGCCACCTCGTCGACCACGCCGGCGAGATCGACGAGGCCTGGCTCGACGGCGTCACCACCGTCGGCCTCTCCTCCGGCGCCTCCGTGCCCGACGTCCTGGTCGAGGGCGTGCTGGAGTGGCTGGCCGAGCGCGGCTACGCGGACGTCGAGGTCGTGCAGCCCGTGCGGGAGCACATCGAGTTCTCGCTGCCGAAGGAACTGCGCCGGGACCTGCGTTCCGAGGCCGCCCAGAAGCTGACCGGCTGA
- the glpX gene encoding class II fructose-bisphosphatase gives MSDNHLPSPLEVSPEAPDRNLALELVRVTEAGAMASGRWVGRGDKNGADGAAVKAMRTLVSTVSMNGVVVIGEGEKDEAPMLFNGERVGDGTGPECDVAVDPVDGTTLTAKGMANAVSVLAVAERGAMFDPSAVFYMNKLATGPEAAEYVDIDAPPSVNVRRVAKAKGCAPEDVTVVILDRPRHETIVKEVREAGARIKFISDGDVAGAIMAVREGAGVDLLLGIGGTPEGIIAACAIKCLGGTLQGKLWPRDDAERQRAVDAGHDLDRVLHTDDLVSGENVFFVATGITDGDLLRGVRYRAETAFTQSLVMRSKSGTIRQIDSTHRLAKLRAYSAVDFDRAI, from the coding sequence ATGTCGGACAACCATCTGCCGTCCCCGCTCGAAGTGAGCCCCGAGGCGCCGGACCGCAACCTGGCCCTCGAGCTCGTGCGCGTCACCGAGGCGGGTGCCATGGCCTCGGGGCGCTGGGTCGGCCGCGGGGACAAGAACGGCGCGGACGGAGCCGCCGTGAAGGCGATGCGCACCCTCGTCTCGACCGTCTCCATGAACGGCGTCGTCGTCATCGGCGAGGGCGAGAAGGACGAGGCGCCGATGCTGTTCAACGGCGAGCGCGTCGGCGACGGCACGGGCCCGGAGTGCGACGTGGCCGTCGACCCGGTGGACGGCACCACCCTGACGGCCAAGGGCATGGCCAACGCGGTGTCCGTGCTGGCGGTCGCCGAGCGCGGCGCGATGTTCGACCCGTCGGCGGTCTTCTACATGAACAAGCTGGCCACCGGTCCCGAGGCGGCCGAGTACGTCGACATCGACGCCCCGCCGTCGGTCAACGTGCGCCGTGTGGCGAAGGCGAAGGGCTGCGCGCCCGAGGACGTGACCGTGGTCATCCTGGACCGGCCCCGGCACGAGACCATCGTCAAGGAGGTGCGGGAGGCCGGTGCCCGCATCAAGTTCATCTCCGACGGTGACGTGGCCGGCGCGATCATGGCCGTGCGGGAGGGCGCCGGCGTCGACCTGCTGCTGGGCATCGGCGGCACGCCCGAGGGCATCATCGCCGCGTGCGCCATCAAGTGCCTCGGCGGGACCCTGCAGGGCAAGCTGTGGCCGCGCGACGACGCGGAGCGGCAGCGGGCCGTCGACGCGGGCCACGACCTCGACCGCGTGCTGCACACGGACGACCTGGTCAGCGGCGAGAACGTCTTCTTCGTGGCGACCGGCATCACCGACGGCGACCTGCTGCGAGGGGTGCGCTACCGCGCGGAGACGGCCTTCACCCAGTCCCTGGTCATGCGGTCCAAGTCGGGCACGATCCGGCAGATCGACTCCACGCACCGGCTGGCCAAGCTGCGCGCGTACAGCGCCGTGGACTTCGACCGGGCGATCTGA
- a CDS encoding DUF6542 domain-containing protein: MTRLAALRLTALGGGLLTITAMVVIAGLVRLLLDASTAVYGCCFVLVGLASVVWVRPADVFSAPVVAPIAYATGLVLLTGGSGDGGFGERVMTVVTALAVEAAWVYGGTLATALAALARRATLAAARRRAREAAARRAAGPKAQKPPKPPGPRDAEQAPPRTRRPAR; the protein is encoded by the coding sequence GTGACACGGCTGGCGGCGCTGCGGCTGACGGCGCTGGGCGGCGGGCTGCTGACGATCACGGCCATGGTGGTGATCGCCGGGCTGGTGCGCCTCCTGCTGGACGCCTCGACGGCCGTGTACGGGTGCTGCTTCGTCCTGGTCGGCCTCGCGTCGGTCGTGTGGGTACGGCCCGCAGACGTCTTCAGCGCGCCGGTCGTGGCGCCCATCGCCTACGCGACCGGGCTCGTCCTGCTGACCGGGGGATCGGGGGACGGCGGGTTCGGGGAGCGGGTCATGACGGTGGTCACGGCGCTCGCCGTGGAGGCGGCGTGGGTGTACGGGGGGACGCTGGCGACGGCCCTGGCGGCGCTGGCGCGCCGGGCGACGCTGGCCGCCGCCAGGCGTCGGGCCAGGGAGGCGGCGGCGCGGCGCGCGGCCGGCCCGAAGGCGCAGAAGCCGCCGAAGCCGCCGGGTCCGCGCGACGCCGAGCAGGCGCCGCCGCGCACCCGGCGACCCGCCCGCTGA
- a CDS encoding DUF1707 SHOCT-like domain-containing protein has product MNGDADGVTLSKRPTAVRASDADRDRIAALLTQALEEGRITPSEHSDRVGTAYSARTLDELTPLVADLPAGRTPRSAPGPAPARHDQSAPARYGVPQPGLSRTLAAVFSSAVRRGRWRAGGPLHAVAAFGSVEIDLTEAFFDQQELVINAYAVCGGVEITVPENVTLRNEGSGVMGAFEIEGLTADDPRAPVVVVRGVALCGAVEAKAVRGRRVRDLRSSDD; this is encoded by the coding sequence GTGAACGGTGACGCGGACGGCGTGACGCTCAGCAAGCGGCCCACGGCGGTACGGGCCTCCGACGCCGACCGCGACCGGATCGCGGCCCTCCTCACCCAGGCCCTCGAAGAGGGCCGGATCACCCCGTCCGAACACAGCGACCGCGTCGGGACGGCGTACTCCGCGCGCACGCTGGACGAACTGACGCCCCTCGTCGCCGACCTGCCCGCAGGGCGCACGCCCCGGAGCGCGCCCGGGCCCGCCCCGGCGCGCCACGACCAGAGCGCGCCCGCCCGGTACGGCGTGCCGCAGCCCGGCCTGAGCCGCACCCTGGCCGCCGTCTTCAGCTCGGCGGTGCGCCGGGGGCGCTGGCGCGCGGGCGGCCCGTTGCACGCCGTCGCGGCCTTCGGCAGCGTGGAGATCGATCTGACCGAAGCCTTCTTCGACCAGCAGGAACTCGTCATCAACGCCTACGCCGTCTGCGGCGGCGTCGAGATCACCGTGCCGGAGAACGTCACGCTCCGGAACGAGGGCTCGGGCGTCATGGGCGCGTTCGAGATCGAGGGGCTGACGGCCGACGACCCCCGCGCTCCGGTGGTCGTCGTCCGGGGCGTGGCCCTGTGCGGAGCCGTCGAGGCGAAGGCCGTACGGGGTCGACGCGTCCGCGACTTGCGCTCGAGTGACGACTGA
- a CDS encoding WhiB family transcriptional regulator, which translates to MPRPPHQSLQAAVLPPAGAPSGALRGRTPDREQAGPWHSEAVCRRDEAGLFFAPSKEPTAERLAREQAAKSVCARCPVLVECREHALLQPEPYGVWGGLTAAERRVVLARRRRRDAVGQADGVPAQVRRIA; encoded by the coding sequence GTGCCGCGACCGCCGCATCAGTCTCTGCAGGCAGCCGTTCTCCCCCCGGCCGGGGCGCCGTCCGGCGCCCTCCGGGGACGCACGCCCGACCGTGAACAAGCCGGCCCCTGGCATTCCGAGGCGGTCTGCCGCCGGGACGAGGCCGGGCTGTTCTTCGCCCCCTCCAAGGAGCCGACGGCGGAGCGGCTGGCCCGCGAGCAGGCGGCGAAGTCCGTGTGCGCGCGCTGCCCCGTCCTGGTGGAGTGCCGCGAGCACGCCCTCCTCCAACCCGAGCCGTACGGGGTGTGGGGCGGGCTGACGGCGGCGGAGCGGCGCGTGGTGCTCGCCCGCCGACGCCGACGGGACGCCGTCGGCCAGGCCGACGGCGTCCCCGCGCAGGTGCGCCGCATCGCCTGA